In a genomic window of Phalacrocorax aristotelis chromosome 8, bGulAri2.1, whole genome shotgun sequence:
- the BCO1 gene encoding beta,beta-carotene 15,15'-dioxygenase: METIFGRNKEEHPEPIKAEVQGRLPTWLQGILLRNGPGMHTIGDTKYNHWFDGLALLHSFTFKNGEVYYRSKYLRSDTYNCNIEAKRIVVSEFGTMAYPDPCKNIFAKAFSYLSHTIPEFTDNCLINIMKTGDDFYAVSETNFIRKINPQTLETLEKVDYSKYVAVNIATSHPHYDSAGNILNMGTSIADKGKTKYILFKIPPSVPEKEKKKSCFKHLEVVCSIPSRSLLHPSYYHSFGITENYIVFIEQPFRLDIVKMATAYIRGVSWASCLSFHKEDKTWFHFVDKKTKKEVSTKFYTDAMVLFHHINGYEEDGHIIFDIIAYTDNSLYDMFYLKNLRKDFKESSKLTSIPTCKRFVVPLQYDKDAEVGSNLVTLPSTATAVKEKDGSIYCQPEILCEGIELPRINYDYNGKKYKCIFATEVQWSPVPTKIVKFNIQTKEMLHWGEDHCWPSEPVFVPSPDAREEDDGIVLTCVVMSDPKKAPFLLFLDAKTFKELGRATVDVEMHLDLHGMFIPEKDLKTETE; encoded by the exons ATGGAGACGATATTTggcagaaataaagaagaaCATCCAGAACCCATAAAAGCTGAGGTGCAAG GTCGGTTGCCCACTTGGTTGCAAGGGATACTTCTCCGGAATGGCCCAGGGATGCACACAATAGGGGACACTAAGTATAACCATTGGTTTGATGGCTTGGCTCTGCTGCATagctttacatttaaaaatg GTGAAGTTTACTATAGAAGTAAGTATCTCCGAAGTGACACATACAACTGCAACATAGAAGCCAAGCGAATTGTGGTGTCTGAGTTTGGAACTATGGCTTATCCAGATCCATGCAAAAACATATTTGCCAA GGCGTTCTCGTATTTGTCTCACACCATTCCTGAGTTCACAGACAACTGCCTGATCAACATTATGAAAACTGGGGATGATTTTTACGCTGTCAGTGAGACTAACTTCATCAGGAAAATTAATCCGCAGACTCTGGAGACATTAGAGAAG GTTGACTACAGCAAATACGTAGCTGTAAATATCGCAACTTCTCACCCGCACTATGACAGTGCTGGAAATATTCTCAACATGGGTACTTCAATAGCTGATAAAGGGAAGACAAAATACATTCTGTTTAAGATTCCTCCCTCTGTGCCAG aaaaagagaagaagaaatcttgTTTTAAACATCTGGAAGTGGTATGCTCCAtcccttctcgctctctgctCCACCCAAGCTACTACCACAGCTTTGGAATCACAGAAAATTACATTGTCTTCATAGAGCAGCCATTCAGACTGGATATTGTCAAAATGGCAACTGCTTACATCCGAGGTGTGAGCTGGGCttcctgcctttcctttcaTAAGGAAGATAAG ACTTGGTTTCACTTTGTAGACAAGAAGACTAAAAAAGAAGTATCCACCAAGTTTTATACCGATGCTATGGTGCTTTTTCACCACATAAATGGTTATGAAGAGGATGGCCACATAATTTTTGATATTATTGCTTATACAGACAATAGCTTATATGATATGTTCTATTTAAAAAACCTGCGTAAAGACTTCAAAGAGAGCAGCAAGCTTACCTCCATACCAACCTGCAAACGATTCGTTGTTCCTCTGCAGTATGACAAG GATGCTGAAGTAGGTTCTAATTTAGTCACACTTCCCTCTACCGCAACTGCTGTAAAAGAGAAAGATGGCAGCATCTATTGCCAGCCTGAAATACTATGTGAAG gGATAGAACTGCCTCGCATCAACTATGACTATAATGGCAAAAAATACAAGTGCATCTTTGCAACGGAAGTCCAGTGGAGTCCAGTTCCTACAAAG ATTGTAAAATTTAATATCCAGACAAAGGAAATGCTCCACTGGGGAGAGGACCACTGTTGGCCTTCTGAGCCCGTTTTTGTTCCCAGCCCTGATGCAAGAGAAGAGGATGATG GCATTGTCCTGACCTGTGTTGTGATGTCTGATCCAAAGAAAGCACCCTTCCTACTTTTCTTGGATGCTAAAACATTCAAAGAATTGGGCCGAGCCACAGTAGATGTAGAAATGCATCTGGACCTGCATGGAATGTTTATACCCGAGAAAGATTTGAAGACTGAGACTGAGTAA